A single Microbacterium sp. YJN-G DNA region contains:
- a CDS encoding metal-sensitive transcriptional regulator, with product MTLDSEAAQRRVLNRLRRARGQLDAVIAAVEDEAPCRDIVTQLAAVTHALNRAGFVVVATALEECLSAPEGSDGPTAEELEKLFLTLA from the coding sequence ATGACCCTCGATAGTGAAGCCGCGCAGCGGCGCGTACTGAACCGACTGCGGCGCGCGCGCGGGCAGCTCGACGCCGTGATCGCCGCCGTCGAAGACGAGGCACCGTGCCGCGACATCGTCACGCAACTGGCTGCCGTCACCCACGCCCTCAACCGGGCGGGATTCGTCGTCGTTGCAACAGCGCTGGAGGAGTGCCTTTCCGCCCCCGAAGGATCCGACGGTCCCACCGCTGAGGAACTCGAGAAGTTGTTTCTCACGCTGGCCTAA
- a CDS encoding DUF6573 family protein — MTEQSENPFKGAEIIAVYTAEEAVADGLLLHFNPATALEAGYRLTVLLTRAAYEAAVQWTREGDWQSEDARFWDVLNVIRPTARQVAGDLVPRETYVLRVPNATRSGNPSTATTASRQRLRVSIEGYNLTGQACIIIALPGED, encoded by the coding sequence ATGACCGAGCAGAGCGAAAACCCGTTCAAGGGCGCAGAAATCATCGCCGTCTACACCGCAGAGGAGGCCGTCGCAGACGGGCTGCTGCTGCACTTCAACCCCGCCACCGCCCTCGAGGCCGGATACCGGCTCACGGTACTGCTCACCCGCGCCGCCTACGAGGCCGCGGTGCAGTGGACCCGCGAGGGCGACTGGCAGAGCGAGGACGCCCGATTCTGGGACGTGCTCAACGTCATCCGCCCCACCGCCCGCCAGGTCGCCGGCGATCTCGTCCCGCGCGAGACCTACGTGCTGCGCGTGCCGAACGCCACCCGCTCCGGCAACCCGAGCACCGCCACCACCGCCAGCCGCCAGCGACTCCGCGTGAGCATCGAGGGGTACAACCTCACCGGCCAGGCGTGCATCATCATCGCCCTCCCCGGCGAAGACTGA
- a CDS encoding DUF1643 domain-containing protein, whose amino-acid sequence MLGTVGVNPLVCVGVNPSTAAPGDPDRTVSKVMGFAARNGFDSWVMLNLYPQRSIDPKGMHLVHDPQLQADNERHIADLIGGRQLTIVAAWGELIRSRPYLPQMLEGIASVTDASGCDWVSIGDLLKSGHPRHPSRARYAWPLQSFDVASYLA is encoded by the coding sequence GTGCTGGGGACGGTGGGCGTAAACCCTCTCGTGTGCGTCGGTGTGAACCCCAGCACCGCGGCGCCGGGAGACCCGGATCGCACCGTCAGCAAGGTCATGGGGTTCGCGGCCCGAAACGGGTTCGACAGCTGGGTGATGCTGAACCTCTACCCGCAGAGATCCATCGACCCCAAGGGCATGCACCTGGTGCACGACCCCCAGCTGCAAGCCGATAACGAGCGACACATCGCCGATCTCATCGGCGGACGCCAGCTCACGATCGTCGCCGCGTGGGGCGAGCTGATCCGATCCCGCCCTTACCTCCCGCAGATGCTTGAGGGCATCGCCTCGGTGACGGATGCCTCCGGCTGTGACTGGGTGTCGATCGGCGATCTGCTCAAGAGCGGGCACCCCCGGCATCCGTCACGCGCCCGCTACGCCTGGCCGTTGCAGAGCTTCGACGTGGCGAGCTATCTGGCCTAG
- a CDS encoding FAD-dependent oxidoreductase gives MRIVVVGGVAGGMSFAARARRLDETAEIIVLERGEHVSFANCGLPYFVGGEITDPDALLVQTPERLRASLNLDVRTRHEVVGLDADAHEVTVQTEAGEERISYDALVLSPGASAVRPPIDGLNSSRVRTLRTVEDARALRDRVESGARHAVVLGAGFIGVEAAEALSLSGLTTTIVGLAPHVLAPFDEEHAWSVTQELRRLGVDVRTDVEAGRIVPGAISDTVQLSDGTSVVADLIVLAAGVRPDTAVFEAAGVACDRSAIITDDRGRTSLPGVWAVGDATASTDPITGARRPVALAGPANRAGRLVADHILRPEQARAIPAPLGTAIIRVGELTAATTGANRKALEQAGVAFETLHLQPNQHAGYFPGATPVHLSIHVRLDDGLILGAQATGLDGVDKRIDVLATAIRNGMVVADLIDLDLAYAPPYGQAKDPVNLAGMLGANVMDGVLKLWNARDLGEVRSTSLILDVRTDEEVATGMVPGALHIPHTQLRERLDEVRAAADGRPVRVMCASGVRSAIAHRILVQHGFDSASLSGGMTTLRALLGERTDSILAIPELVHG, from the coding sequence GTGAGGATCGTCGTCGTCGGCGGTGTCGCCGGCGGGATGAGCTTCGCCGCCCGCGCACGTCGACTTGACGAGACAGCCGAGATCATCGTCCTCGAACGCGGTGAGCATGTCTCATTCGCTAACTGCGGCCTGCCTTACTTCGTGGGCGGCGAGATCACCGACCCGGACGCCCTTCTCGTACAGACGCCCGAACGGCTACGCGCGAGCCTCAACCTCGACGTTCGTACCCGCCACGAAGTCGTAGGCCTCGATGCAGACGCGCACGAGGTCACCGTCCAGACGGAAGCAGGTGAGGAGCGGATCTCGTACGACGCCCTCGTGCTCTCACCCGGCGCCTCCGCGGTACGTCCTCCCATCGACGGCTTGAACAGCTCGCGAGTGAGGACTCTACGTACAGTCGAGGACGCACGGGCCCTTCGAGACCGCGTCGAGTCGGGGGCTCGGCATGCTGTCGTCCTCGGCGCTGGGTTCATCGGTGTGGAGGCCGCCGAAGCCCTCTCCCTCAGCGGTCTCACCACGACAATCGTCGGTCTTGCACCTCACGTCCTGGCGCCATTCGATGAGGAACACGCGTGGTCCGTCACCCAGGAGCTGCGCCGCCTGGGTGTCGATGTGCGCACCGATGTCGAGGCCGGACGGATCGTGCCCGGCGCCATCAGCGACACCGTTCAGTTGTCGGACGGCACAAGCGTCGTCGCGGACCTCATCGTTCTCGCGGCGGGCGTTCGCCCCGACACCGCCGTCTTCGAAGCCGCGGGCGTGGCCTGCGACCGCTCCGCCATCATCACCGACGACCGCGGACGCACCTCACTCCCCGGTGTGTGGGCAGTCGGAGACGCTACGGCGAGCACGGATCCGATCACGGGCGCGCGTCGCCCCGTCGCGCTGGCGGGACCGGCGAACCGGGCCGGCAGACTTGTCGCCGACCACATCCTGCGCCCCGAACAGGCTCGCGCGATACCTGCGCCGCTCGGCACTGCCATCATCCGCGTCGGGGAGCTGACCGCGGCGACCACCGGCGCGAATCGGAAAGCGCTCGAGCAGGCGGGAGTCGCGTTCGAGACCCTTCACCTGCAGCCCAATCAGCATGCAGGATACTTTCCAGGGGCTACACCAGTCCACCTCAGCATCCACGTCCGACTGGACGACGGTTTGATTCTTGGTGCGCAAGCGACGGGTCTGGACGGCGTTGATAAGAGGATCGACGTCCTTGCCACCGCCATTAGAAACGGGATGGTCGTGGCCGATCTCATTGACCTTGATCTCGCCTACGCCCCGCCCTACGGCCAAGCGAAGGATCCCGTGAACCTGGCAGGCATGCTCGGTGCGAACGTCATGGACGGCGTGCTCAAGCTGTGGAATGCGCGCGACCTCGGCGAGGTGCGCTCCACATCACTGATCCTCGACGTTCGAACAGACGAAGAAGTCGCGACGGGTATGGTTCCCGGGGCTCTCCATATCCCTCATACGCAGTTGCGGGAACGACTCGACGAGGTGCGCGCTGCAGCGGACGGGCGTCCGGTCCGGGTGATGTGCGCCTCAGGCGTCCGCTCCGCCATCGCTCACCGGATCCTGGTACAGCACGGATTCGACTCCGCCTCGTTGTCTGGCGGAATGACGACACTGCGTGCGCTTCTCGGCGAACGAACCGACAGCATTCTGGCGATCCCGGAGCTCGTGCATGGCTAG
- a CDS encoding DUF2892 domain-containing protein, translating to MASSHISCSPSPTERVLRGVVALILASVGWTTMPTDPVVGVFATLASGAVAFMTVTGWCPASLMRPKSERDGSPTESLSLTDARDIADIATRIRTKEQQP from the coding sequence ATGGCTAGCTCGCACATCTCGTGCTCGCCAAGTCCGACCGAACGCGTCCTTCGCGGGGTCGTCGCGTTGATCCTTGCGTCAGTGGGGTGGACCACGATGCCCACCGACCCGGTCGTCGGCGTCTTCGCAACGCTGGCTTCGGGGGCGGTTGCATTCATGACGGTGACCGGCTGGTGTCCGGCATCGCTGATGCGACCGAAATCGGAACGCGACGGCAGCCCCACTGAATCACTCTCACTGACCGATGCACGCGACATCGCCGACATCGCAACTCGCATTCGCACGAAGGAGCAGCAGCCATGA